A stretch of the Haloarcula ordinaria genome encodes the following:
- a CDS encoding PAS domain S-box protein gives MTGSRLLLHVRGDDDGPVEPDGTTVRTARTEAEAVAVLTEIEPDVVVCEHDLDGDATGLDVLAAIRDQDPNLPVVLCTDDPDGQVAAKATQLGVTEYVPRSEVSLDARLAALNGHGTTTDRSNMAVDLPPSFDALAGSISDAIVTIDAESRIVYANDRLADLIGHQSDDLVGNDFTALMPGEYQQQHLDGVARYLRQGERSFEWTALEFPLLTDDGEELTVSVSFGDFEIDGEWYCTGIVRDISERKEREEELAALNRRLELALDGTETGVYEWNVETGEVVWDEATAALFGTTPEEFGGTVDAFREYVHTDDKSSLDAAFERALETDDQFEAEFRVTVGGTTRWIYTNGVVEKRSDRSPRLVAIATDVTDQKERELELERTNESLHRLTELAAADAQPEDATVERVLELGADRLGLALGYLSRIDGTDYEVVSVVGDHDVVQEGVETDLANTYCRRIVDSESQQFGVRDAAAEGWEDDMAYQISGIACYLGGKVVVDGELYGTLCFADDEPRDEPFTEAEQTYIELLAGWVSRELERRQREADLERYEDVIEAVDDGVYALDETGHFQLVNDAMTDLTGYEESALLGAHTSAIKSDKVVERAESIVQEMIFGDREDEETFDLEIQRADGTSFPAEDHMTLLWDDDGEWFEGTAGIIRDITERKERELELREAHRRIEQILERIGDAFFAVDDTWEITYWNTRAEEVLGEAADEALGENLWSMFPDAVGSQFHDAYHRAMDTQEMVTFEEYYPPVERWFRVSAYPSEGGLSVYFHDITDQKEYDRKLSGLLDTSRSLMDARTSEAVAETVIEAASEHLGFDLSLVRLYDEDEETLVPTAATADLPQRPVYGADEAYPGEAFQRGETVRVDDFEAHSDDYDNRIARAAMYIPLGGHGIISIASPEPGAFDDADVSVAEILASNAAAALDRVEREQHLLEYETVVENVRDMVYVLDEVGQFQLVTEPLATWLGFEREELLDEHPRAVLDTDSLSVFEDQIAALRSSDSDETLQVETTLKTADGAERPAEVEISILDDDIFNGTVGVVRDLTDLREAQAELEDERDRFSYLFDNLPDAVVEAELSNGEPVVKSVNPAFTEVFGFDAEAVVDEPLNDLVLPLTDEARAEATRIDAKAARGETVKTEVRRQTDRGIRDFLYRGVPYNRDDEQVWGFGIYSDITEQRDRERRLEVLNRVLRHNLRNDLTVVLGLADELSSRIDDGRLLDLLDRLQRKASEVAELSDRARQIEQSARREEAGRHPVDVPAVVEDIVDATRPGSDGEMVTAIPDTSAEAADGRFRRILDELLDNAITHAGESPTVKVDVTVDDETVSVTVADDGPGLPEHELAVVTGQEPITQLSHGSGLGLWLVIWVTESYGGTVTFDDSDAGGAEITMTVPRTDV, from the coding sequence ATGACGGGGTCGCGACTCTTGCTGCACGTTCGTGGCGACGACGACGGACCTGTCGAGCCAGACGGGACAACCGTCCGGACGGCGAGGACCGAAGCAGAAGCGGTGGCTGTTCTCACCGAAATCGAGCCCGACGTGGTCGTCTGCGAACACGACCTCGACGGGGACGCCACGGGCCTCGACGTCCTCGCGGCGATTCGCGACCAGGACCCCAATTTGCCGGTCGTCCTCTGTACCGACGACCCCGACGGTCAGGTCGCCGCGAAAGCGACGCAGCTCGGCGTCACCGAGTACGTCCCTCGAAGCGAGGTGTCCCTCGACGCGCGCCTGGCGGCGTTGAACGGCCACGGAACGACGACCGACCGGTCGAACATGGCCGTCGACCTTCCGCCGTCGTTCGACGCGCTCGCGGGGAGCATCTCGGACGCCATCGTGACCATCGACGCGGAGAGCCGAATCGTCTACGCCAACGACCGCCTCGCGGACCTGATCGGCCACCAGTCGGACGACCTCGTGGGCAACGACTTCACTGCCCTGATGCCCGGGGAGTACCAGCAACAGCACCTGGACGGGGTGGCCCGATACCTGCGGCAGGGCGAGCGGTCGTTCGAGTGGACCGCGCTGGAGTTCCCCCTGCTGACCGACGACGGTGAGGAGCTGACCGTCTCGGTCTCCTTCGGCGACTTCGAGATCGACGGCGAGTGGTACTGTACGGGTATCGTCCGGGACATCTCCGAGCGCAAGGAGCGAGAAGAGGAGCTCGCGGCGCTCAATCGCCGTCTCGAGCTCGCCCTCGACGGCACCGAGACGGGCGTCTACGAGTGGAACGTCGAGACCGGCGAGGTCGTCTGGGACGAGGCGACCGCCGCCCTCTTCGGGACGACGCCGGAGGAATTCGGCGGGACCGTCGACGCCTTCCGAGAGTACGTCCACACTGACGACAAGTCGTCGCTCGATGCGGCCTTCGAGCGGGCACTGGAGACGGACGACCAGTTCGAAGCCGAGTTCCGGGTGACAGTCGGCGGGACGACGAGGTGGATATACACGAACGGCGTCGTCGAGAAGCGCTCTGACAGGTCACCGCGACTCGTGGCCATCGCCACCGACGTCACCGACCAGAAGGAACGCGAACTCGAACTCGAGCGGACCAACGAATCGCTCCACCGGTTGACCGAACTGGCTGCGGCCGACGCCCAGCCCGAGGACGCCACCGTCGAGCGGGTCCTCGAACTCGGCGCGGACCGCCTGGGGCTCGCGCTTGGCTACCTGAGTCGTATCGACGGGACCGACTACGAGGTTGTCTCCGTCGTGGGCGACCACGACGTCGTCCAGGAGGGTGTCGAGACGGACCTGGCGAACACCTACTGTCGACGCATCGTCGACAGTGAGTCGCAGCAGTTCGGCGTCCGCGACGCCGCAGCAGAGGGCTGGGAAGACGACATGGCCTACCAGATATCCGGCATCGCCTGCTACCTGGGTGGCAAAGTGGTGGTCGACGGCGAACTGTACGGGACGCTCTGTTTCGCCGACGACGAGCCGCGGGACGAGCCGTTCACGGAGGCCGAACAGACCTACATCGAACTGCTGGCCGGCTGGGTGAGCCGCGAACTCGAACGCCGCCAGCGCGAGGCCGACCTCGAACGCTACGAGGACGTCATCGAAGCGGTGGACGACGGCGTCTACGCGCTCGACGAGACGGGCCACTTCCAGCTGGTCAACGACGCGATGACCGACCTCACCGGCTACGAGGAGTCCGCGCTGCTCGGCGCGCACACGAGCGCCATCAAGTCGGACAAGGTGGTCGAGCGGGCCGAGTCCATCGTCCAGGAGATGATATTCGGCGACCGAGAAGACGAGGAGACCTTCGACCTGGAGATACAGCGTGCCGACGGGACCTCGTTCCCCGCCGAGGACCACATGACGCTGCTGTGGGACGACGACGGTGAGTGGTTCGAGGGCACCGCGGGCATCATCCGCGACATCACCGAACGGAAGGAGCGGGAGCTCGAGCTGCGCGAGGCCCACCGCCGCATCGAGCAGATCCTCGAACGCATCGGCGACGCCTTCTTCGCCGTCGACGACACCTGGGAGATAACGTACTGGAACACCCGGGCCGAGGAAGTGCTGGGCGAGGCCGCCGACGAGGCGCTCGGCGAGAACCTCTGGTCGATGTTCCCGGACGCTGTCGGCTCGCAGTTCCACGACGCGTACCACCGCGCGATGGACACCCAGGAGATGGTCACGTTCGAGGAGTACTATCCGCCGGTAGAGCGGTGGTTCCGGGTGAGCGCCTACCCGTCGGAGGGCGGCCTCTCGGTGTACTTCCACGACATCACCGACCAGAAAGAGTACGACCGGAAGCTCTCCGGGCTGCTCGACACCTCCCGCTCGCTGATGGACGCACGGACGTCCGAAGCCGTCGCGGAGACGGTCATCGAGGCGGCAAGCGAGCACCTCGGCTTCGACTTGTCGCTCGTCCGCCTCTACGACGAAGACGAGGAGACGCTGGTCCCGACCGCGGCGACCGCCGACCTCCCACAACGGCCCGTCTACGGCGCCGACGAGGCTTACCCCGGCGAGGCGTTCCAGCGCGGCGAGACGGTCCGGGTCGATGACTTCGAGGCCCACTCAGACGACTACGACAACCGCATCGCTCGCGCCGCGATGTACATCCCGCTCGGCGGGCACGGGATTATCAGCATCGCCTCACCCGAACCGGGCGCGTTCGACGACGCCGACGTCTCGGTCGCCGAGATCCTCGCTTCGAACGCGGCAGCGGCACTGGACCGTGTCGAGCGCGAACAGCACCTCCTGGAGTACGAGACGGTCGTCGAGAACGTCCGTGACATGGTGTACGTCCTCGACGAGGTGGGCCAGTTCCAGCTCGTGACCGAGCCGCTCGCGACGTGGCTCGGGTTCGAACGCGAGGAGCTGCTCGACGAACACCCCCGGGCCGTGCTCGACACCGATTCGCTGTCGGTCTTCGAGGACCAGATTGCGGCGCTCCGGTCCTCGGACAGCGACGAGACGCTCCAGGTCGAGACGACCCTCAAGACCGCCGACGGCGCGGAGCGCCCGGCCGAGGTGGAGATCTCCATCCTCGACGACGACATCTTCAACGGGACGGTCGGCGTCGTCCGTGACCTGACCGACCTCCGGGAGGCCCAGGCGGAGCTGGAAGACGAGCGGGACCGGTTCTCGTATCTCTTCGACAACCTCCCGGACGCGGTCGTCGAGGCGGAACTGAGCAACGGCGAGCCGGTAGTGAAGTCGGTCAACCCCGCCTTCACCGAGGTGTTCGGGTTCGATGCGGAGGCCGTCGTCGACGAACCGCTGAACGATCTCGTCCTCCCGCTGACCGACGAGGCGCGGGCGGAGGCGACCCGCATCGACGCGAAGGCCGCCAGGGGCGAGACGGTCAAGACCGAGGTCCGCCGCCAGACCGACCGGGGTATCCGCGACTTCCTCTACCGGGGCGTGCCCTACAACCGAGACGACGAGCAGGTCTGGGGCTTCGGTATCTACTCCGACATCACCGAGCAGCGTGACCGCGAGAGGCGCCTGGAGGTGCTCAACCGCGTCCTGCGTCACAACCTCCGGAACGACCTCACTGTCGTCCTCGGACTGGCCGACGAGTTGAGTTCGCGAATCGACGACGGGCGACTGCTCGACCTGCTCGACCGTCTCCAGCGGAAGGCCAGCGAGGTGGCCGAACTCAGTGACCGGGCCCGCCAGATCGAGCAGTCGGCCCGGCGTGAGGAGGCCGGACGGCACCCGGTCGACGTGCCGGCGGTCGTCGAAGACATCGTCGACGCCACCCGGCCCGGGTCCGACGGCGAGATGGTCACGGCGATTCCCGACACCTCGGCCGAGGCTGCCGACGGCCGCTTCCGCCGGATTCTCGACGAGTTGCTCGACAACGCGATCACACACGCCGGGGAGTCCCCGACGGTGAAGGTCGACGTCACCGTCGACGACGAGACGGTCTCTGTCACCGTGGCCGACGACGGCCCGGGGCTCCCCGAACACGAGCTCGCTGTCGTGACTGGTCAGGAGCCGATTACGCAACTGAGCCACGGGAGCGGCCTCGGGCTGTGGCTGGTCATCTGGGTGACGGAGTCCTACGGCGGGACGGTGACGTTCGACGACTCGGACGCTGGCGGCGCCGAGATAACGATGACGGTGCCCCGGACGGACGTCTAG
- the gcvPB gene encoding aminomethyl-transferring glycine dehydrogenase subunit GcvPB, which translates to MEYDQARWTDGDRYEPLLSEKSTSEVAVGDGPLPEDLTRDTLELPDVSEPELARHYTRLSQMNYGVESGPFPLGSCTMKYNPSFTEDVAALPGAAVHPDRGVATVQGTLELCHRLQDYLGRIGGMDAVTLQPPAGAAGEFTGIQIAKAYHEHNGENRSSVVIPDSAHGTNFATAAMAGYDVVELPSGDDGRVDIDALEAAVDGDTAALMLTNPNTLGLFERDIEEIADIVHDAGGLLYYDGANLNALLGRARPGDMGFDVMHYNVHKTFATPHGGGGPGAGPVGVTEELAPFLPSPHVRRETGAEGETGAGNSGYEYYDPAHSIGKVHGYYGNWPVLVKAFAYVARLGDSGLRDTSAKAVLNANYLAEQIPYDVPFGPFHHEFVASAGDQDAADVAKGMLDHGVHPPTTKWPETVDEALMTEPTESESKRSLDHLAAAFEAVAGETDGTLADAPTRSTARRIDQATAARSPRLCWQALKD; encoded by the coding sequence ATGGAGTACGACCAGGCCCGCTGGACGGACGGCGACCGGTACGAACCGCTGCTCTCGGAGAAGTCGACCAGCGAGGTCGCCGTCGGTGACGGGCCGCTGCCCGAGGACCTGACGCGGGACACGCTGGAACTTCCCGACGTCTCCGAGCCGGAGCTCGCCCGCCACTACACCCGCCTGTCGCAGATGAACTACGGGGTCGAGAGCGGTCCCTTCCCGCTTGGCTCCTGCACGATGAAGTACAACCCGTCGTTCACCGAGGACGTCGCGGCGCTGCCCGGGGCGGCCGTCCACCCCGACCGCGGGGTCGCGACGGTCCAGGGGACACTCGAGCTGTGCCACCGCCTGCAGGACTACCTCGGCCGCATCGGTGGGATGGACGCGGTCACGCTCCAGCCCCCGGCCGGCGCCGCCGGCGAGTTCACCGGCATCCAGATAGCGAAGGCCTACCACGAGCACAACGGCGAGAACCGCTCGTCGGTCGTCATCCCCGACTCGGCCCACGGGACGAACTTCGCGACGGCGGCGATGGCTGGGTACGACGTGGTCGAACTTCCCAGTGGCGACGACGGTCGGGTCGATATCGACGCGCTCGAAGCGGCCGTCGACGGGGACACCGCCGCGCTGATGCTCACGAACCCGAACACGCTCGGCCTCTTCGAGCGTGACATCGAGGAGATCGCCGATATCGTCCACGATGCCGGCGGTCTGCTGTACTACGACGGGGCGAACCTCAACGCCCTGCTCGGCCGCGCCCGCCCGGGCGACATGGGCTTCGACGTGATGCACTACAACGTCCACAAGACGTTCGCGACGCCCCACGGCGGGGGTGGTCCGGGCGCCGGACCGGTCGGCGTCACCGAGGAACTGGCTCCGTTCCTGCCGAGCCCGCACGTGCGCCGGGAGACCGGGGCCGAGGGTGAGACGGGCGCCGGCAACAGCGGGTACGAGTACTACGACCCCGCCCACTCCATCGGGAAGGTCCACGGCTACTACGGCAACTGGCCGGTCCTCGTGAAGGCCTTCGCGTACGTCGCGCGCCTGGGCGACTCGGGACTCCGGGACACGAGCGCCAAGGCGGTGTTGAACGCCAACTACCTCGCCGAACAGATTCCCTACGACGTGCCGTTCGGCCCCTTCCACCACGAGTTCGTCGCCAGCGCGGGCGACCAGGACGCCGCCGACGTCGCGAAGGGGATGCTCGACCACGGCGTCCACCCGCCGACGACGAAGTGGCCCGAAACAGTCGACGAGGCGCTGATGACCGAACCGACCGAGTCCGAGAGCAAGCGCTCGCTCGACCACCTCGCGGCCGCGTTCGAGGCCGTCGCGGGCGAGACCGACGGAACGCTCGCCGACGCACCGACCCGGTCGACCGCGCGACGCATCGACCAGGCGACGGCCGCCCGGTCGCCGCGGCTCTGCTGGCAGGCGCTCAAGGACTGA
- the gcvPA gene encoding aminomethyl-transferring glycine dehydrogenase subunit GcvPA: protein MSDSGPPTTGSPYVPHSPSETAAMLDAIGVPDVESLFDVPESVAFEDDLDIEARSEREVRTEIEALLARNDDLTEFLGRGHYGHYVPSVVDDLSRRSEFLTSYTQYQPEVAQGFLQALFEYQSLLVELTGLDVANCSMYDDATALGEAATLSQRVRSVSGDRILVPAHLRDGKRGVLENYVDGPGCTVESYPMDDGCVDVDALAAAMDEDVAMVYAETPTVRGVVEERADAVGELTDDHDALFCLGTDPVAMALLERPVDVGADVVVGDAATLGTGTAYGFGLGLFATREEYLRQVPGRLVGASEDASGRRAYTLTLQTREQHIRKERATSNICTNQAWVALRAAMHAAWLGPDGLVDLAESCVTRARGLAAKLDEVVGLQAPVHDRHHFREFVAHTDQPARVVAEDLTDEGYAVHKVGEHLIQICATAQRSGAEDAFLEAIEEVA, encoded by the coding sequence ATGAGTGACAGCGGCCCGCCCACGACCGGCAGTCCCTACGTACCGCACTCGCCCAGCGAGACGGCGGCGATGCTGGACGCCATCGGCGTCCCGGACGTCGAATCGTTGTTCGACGTCCCCGAGTCCGTGGCCTTCGAGGACGACCTCGACATCGAGGCCCGCAGCGAACGCGAGGTCAGAACCGAAATCGAGGCGCTGCTCGCCCGCAACGACGACCTCACCGAGTTCCTGGGCCGCGGCCACTACGGGCACTACGTACCGTCTGTGGTCGACGACCTTTCACGGCGCTCGGAGTTCCTGACCTCCTACACGCAGTACCAGCCGGAGGTCGCACAGGGGTTCCTCCAGGCCCTCTTCGAGTACCAGTCGCTCCTCGTGGAGCTGACCGGACTGGACGTCGCCAACTGCTCGATGTACGACGACGCGACGGCGCTGGGCGAGGCCGCGACCCTCTCGCAGCGGGTCCGCTCGGTGTCCGGCGACCGCATCCTGGTCCCCGCACACCTCCGTGATGGGAAACGCGGCGTCCTCGAGAACTACGTCGACGGCCCCGGCTGTACGGTCGAGTCCTACCCGATGGACGACGGCTGTGTCGACGTCGACGCGCTCGCGGCGGCGATGGACGAGGACGTCGCGATGGTCTACGCCGAGACCCCGACCGTCCGCGGCGTCGTCGAGGAGCGGGCCGACGCCGTCGGCGAACTCACCGACGACCACGACGCACTGTTCTGTCTGGGGACCGACCCCGTCGCGATGGCGTTGCTCGAACGCCCCGTGGACGTCGGCGCGGACGTGGTGGTCGGCGATGCGGCCACGCTCGGCACCGGGACGGCCTACGGCTTCGGCCTCGGCCTGTTCGCCACGCGCGAGGAGTACCTCAGGCAGGTCCCCGGCCGTCTCGTCGGCGCCAGCGAGGACGCCAGTGGCCGACGGGCCTACACGCTCACGCTCCAGACTCGCGAACAGCACATCCGCAAGGAGCGGGCCACCTCGAACATCTGTACCAACCAGGCGTGGGTCGCGCTCCGGGCGGCGATGCACGCCGCGTGGCTCGGCCCCGACGGCCTGGTCGACCTCGCGGAGTCGTGTGTCACCCGCGCCCGGGGACTCGCGGCGAAACTCGACGAGGTGGTCGGTCTCCAGGCGCCGGTCCACGACCGCCACCACTTCCGGGAGTTCGTCGCCCACACCGACCAGCCCGCGCGGGTGGTCGCCGAAGACCTGACCGACGAGGGCTATGCGGTCCACAAGGTCGGGGAGCACCTGATCCAGATCTGTGCGACCGCCCAGCGGTCCGGGGCCGAGGACGCGTTTCTCGAGGCCATAGAGGAGGTGGCCTGA
- the gcvH gene encoding glycine cleavage system protein GcvH — MSFDVPEDCRYRESHEWIRTEDGTARVGITDFAQDELGDVVFVELPAEGDELGTGDEFGVVESIKAVSDLYAPVAGTVTAVNETLRDEPEHINEDPFGDGWLLEMELADESELDDLLSAADYRDQVE; from the coding sequence ATGAGCTTCGACGTTCCCGAAGACTGCCGGTACAGGGAGTCTCACGAGTGGATTCGCACCGAGGACGGCACCGCCCGCGTCGGTATCACTGACTTCGCCCAGGACGAACTGGGCGACGTCGTCTTCGTCGAACTGCCGGCCGAGGGCGACGAACTGGGTACCGGCGACGAGTTCGGCGTCGTCGAGTCGATCAAGGCCGTCTCCGACCTCTACGCGCCCGTCGCCGGGACGGTCACCGCGGTCAACGAGACGCTGCGCGACGAACCCGAACACATCAACGAGGACCCCTTCGGCGACGGGTGGCTCCTCGAGATGGAGCTGGCCGACGAGTCCGAACTCGACGACCTCCTCTCGGCAGCGGACTACCGCGACCAGGTCGAGTAA
- the gcvT gene encoding glycine cleavage system aminomethyltransferase GcvT has translation MTLRTSPLAGRHEDAGARFTDFGGWEMPVEFASIREEHAAVRSAVGKFDVSHMGQVTVSGPDATKLTQRLTTNDVTALDPGEAQYSTITDEDGVILDDTVVYRLPDGEREDYLFVPNAGHDTEMTDRWETHREAWGLTATVTDRTDEYAMLAVQGPESKDRLGDLTDVRLSRLSRFDIAQGTVAGVEALVAWTGYTGEQGFEILCPWADAETVWAALECQPCGLGARDTLRLEMGFLLSGQDFHPTENPRTPYEAGIGWTVKLDTEFVGRDALEAAHEEGVEEKLVGLELVERGVPRRGYDVTTPDGEHLGTVTSGTMSPTLDTPIALAYLPVAYVEPGRSVRVVVRGEPKKTRTRPSQFLDR, from the coding sequence ATGACACTCCGAACGTCCCCGCTCGCGGGCCGTCACGAGGACGCCGGCGCTCGGTTCACTGACTTCGGTGGCTGGGAGATGCCCGTGGAGTTCGCGTCGATCCGCGAGGAGCACGCCGCGGTCCGCTCGGCGGTCGGGAAGTTCGACGTCTCGCACATGGGACAGGTCACTGTGTCGGGTCCGGACGCGACGAAACTCACCCAGCGGCTGACGACCAACGACGTCACCGCGCTCGACCCCGGCGAGGCCCAGTACTCGACGATAACTGACGAGGACGGCGTAATCCTCGACGATACGGTCGTCTACCGGCTCCCCGACGGCGAGCGCGAGGACTACCTGTTCGTCCCGAACGCCGGCCACGATACCGAGATGACCGACCGATGGGAGACACACCGCGAGGCGTGGGGGCTGACGGCGACGGTAACCGACCGAACCGACGAGTACGCGATGCTGGCCGTCCAGGGGCCCGAATCGAAGGACCGCCTCGGTGACCTGACCGACGTCCGCCTGAGTCGGCTCTCTCGGTTCGACATCGCTCAGGGGACCGTCGCCGGCGTCGAGGCGCTCGTCGCCTGGACCGGGTACACCGGTGAGCAGGGATTCGAAATTCTCTGTCCGTGGGCCGATGCCGAGACGGTGTGGGCGGCCCTGGAGTGCCAGCCCTGCGGGCTCGGAGCGCGCGACACGCTCAGACTGGAGATGGGCTTTCTCCTCTCGGGACAGGACTTCCACCCGACCGAGAACCCACGGACCCCGTACGAGGCCGGCATCGGCTGGACCGTTAAACTCGACACCGAGTTCGTCGGCCGGGACGCGCTGGAGGCAGCCCACGAGGAGGGCGTCGAGGAGAAACTCGTCGGTCTGGAGCTCGTCGAACGCGGGGTCCCGCGACGCGGCTACGACGTCACCACGCCAGATGGTGAGCACCTGGGGACGGTCACCAGCGGGACGATGAGTCCGACGCTGGATACCCCCATCGCGCTCGCGTACCTGCCGGTAGCGTACGTGGAGCCCGGGCGGTCCGTTCGGGTGGTCGTCCGTGGTGAACCGAAGAAGACTCGTACCAGGCCGTCGCAGTTTCTCGACAGATGA